From the Megalops cyprinoides isolate fMegCyp1 chromosome 21, fMegCyp1.pri, whole genome shotgun sequence genome, one window contains:
- the LOC118796531 gene encoding ADP-ribosylation factor-like protein 4A produces the protein MGNGLSDQRSLFPSLLPFQSLHIVILGLDCAGKTTVLYRLRFNEFVNTVPTKGFNTEKIKVALGGSRTATFHFWDVGGQEKLRPLWRSYTRCADGLVFVVDSVDAERMEEARTELHKITRLSENHGVPVLVVANKQDLRNSLPLAEIEETLALGELGAATPWHLQPACAIIGEGLDEGLQRLHDMIMKRRKALRQQRQRRKR, from the coding sequence aTGGGAAACGGATTATCCGACCAGCGCTCGCTTTTCCCCAGCCTCCTGCCCTTCCAGTCCCTGCACATCGTCATCCTCGGGCTGGACTGCGCCGGGAAGACCACCGTGCTCTACCGGCTGCGCTTCAACGAGTTCGTGAACACCGTCCCCACCAAGGGCTTCAACACGGAGAAGATAAAGGTGGCGCTGGGCGGCTCGCGGACGGCCACCTTCCACTTCTGGGACGTGGGCGGGCAGGAGAAGCTGCGGCCGCTGTGGCGCTCGTACACGCGCTGCGCGGACGGCCTGGTGTTCGTGGTGGACTCGGTGGACGcggagaggatggaggaggcGCGGACGGAGCTGCACAAGATCACGCGGCTCTCCGAGAACCACGGCGTGCCCGTGCTGGTGGTGGCCAACAAGCAGGACCTGCGCAACTCGCTGCCGCTGGCGGAGATTGAGGAGACGCTGGCGCTGGGCGAGCTGGGGGCGGCCACGCCCTGGCACCTGCAGCCGGCATGCGCCATCATCGGGGAGGGGCTGGACGAGGGCCTGCAGCGTCTGCACGACATGATCATGAAGCGCAGGAAGGCCCTgcggcagcagcggcagcggAGGAAGAGATGA